The genome window CATAGTTGGGAAAATCTGTAACTTCTGTAATTCCTATGaatcaagggtattttggtagcTTAATTAAATCtagaattttctaagtgatcCTAAGTATcttcttagtttttattttctttgggtcCAAGTTAGTCTTTtactaagtttttaatttaCAAGTCAAATTAGGAGTGCTATTGTTACTAGTAGTTCTAATACTACTAgtacaagaaagagagaaggagtCTATATATATTTGTGCTCGATGCATTCAATATATggagttgattaataaaaatattctgTTTATTATTGAGGCATGTTAGCCTTCTGCTTCTTTTGGGTACTGTGCTTAGAATACCataaaaactactttttttttttccttcttccttatAACACCAAATCAAGCCCCTTCTTTTACCTATCGAAACTCTAAAACCCCTATATACTTTCTTCTAccaaaaaaccataaaataactCATCAAACCACCTTTTAATACATAATAAAACCCCATAACCCTTTCTTCAACAACCCTAGATCCTATTTCCACAAATCCTCCTAAACCTTAACCCACCACAAACACACGTGGACGAGTTGCCCTTTTGTCCTACGTCACGTACAGCCACATCTACAGTCTACACACTGACAGAATCATATGTGACAATTTTATCATATTCATTAAAGTTTAAGCTCTCACAAAAGAATCAATTTGCTATATGGAAAATAAGGCTACAATGCCAAATGCCCTTTTGGCATCAAGATTTTTAACACCATCATCCATCACAGCAGGTAAGGATTATgtagttcttttttattttgctattattattattattttatagataGTGAGGCAAGGAGAGGTGGGGTTCAAACCACAAACATGAGGCACCACAAAGGATGCCATTACCATTGGGCTATCACTTGAACACATAAGTATAATATAGTTGAGGGTTGATATATcctacaaaaataaatgctacTACTAGCAGTTTTGAAGTAATAATATCTGATGTGCACCATATATATCACATCTTATGTCCACCAGGAGGCGTATGAAGTGATTCTTAGTTGTGGAAGCCTAGAATTATCATATTATGAAAGatagatttttcattttgttatttgtgttaGTGGAAGTAATTTCTCTACATCAACCAATACTTTTTAGTCTATCTGTGAATTACAAGTCTCCAaacaatcacataaattcaTGTAGGGGTCTAATTTCTTCATAACCTTGAAGAGCAAGCAATTCCATTGATTTGTTATAATCGCAACACTAAAATTCCACCACTTTGGGTAGAAAAGTGAAAACTATAAATCCCAATAGCCTAAAACAAAGCTGATGGAAACTTTAAGTGCAAAGCAAGGTTAAGATCCTAGGGTTAAACTTAATGCTCAAACCTTTTCTAAAATAGTGGGTTCAGTTGCATTTGCCAACTCAAGAAGACGAAAGAGCCCAACAGCAAAGAAACGGCTGTAGCTGAAACTCCCCTTTCCCCCAGCTCTTTCTGCAATGTCCTGTAACACTCCCTCAACATCTCCTTCCCTGGATGTAAATTCAACCAATGAACTAGCAGTTTGAGCCCGAGCCCATTCTTCCAACTTTTGTGCATCAATTCTGCAGTGCACAGAATAGGAAAAATTCACCGTAAGATTGAGAATCCTTCTCATATATATGCGAAAGAACTTCATAATACAACACAAATGCTCAAGAGCTTAATATTGATTAAGGATTACTTTCTTTCCACAATTAATCTTCAGACAAGGAAAAAAGGGAGTTTGATGTTAGTTATGTAATCAAGACATGGAGTGGGGCctctaatttttataagaatcCATCTCAGGTTCTCAGGCGGATTATTATTCACTTGCCATATCTTTCGTCCTCTAGCTAGAGCTTTATACATTTACAGCATGCTGTTTGTATGACTCATCTATTTTCTTAGTTTAATTTCTCTTAATTACACACAAGTACCCACAGAAGAAAGATATTGCAAGATCACAATCTTAGCAGCCTACCATGCCATGTTACTAAATTTCAAGGTGTTCTATGCTTAATAAGGTTACTGGTGCTTCGTCTGGTTgcagtttaaaaattaaatctataATTATGGAAACAGAATGAGTCACTGGAGAAAGATGAGAAACCTATATTGCTGAGGATCCTCCTTTAGTGCTTTTATGTATGCTTGGAAGATGGCATCTCGATCCTCATCACTAGGGTACCCTTCCATGAGTTGATCATACACGGTAACGAAACCAAGAGCAAACACAGGGTCATAACGGTAAGTTCTCTTGTACCTCATCAAATGTTGCTGGACAATCAGCTCCTGCAGCACAGTGTTGTACACAGTCGGAATTGGTCGCTTATATGTGTTAAGGAAATTCAACTTTGTCTCAGACACAGTGGGCACATCTGCAatcaagcaaaaaaataaataaaaaataaaaaatcatgacCAACAAAGATTTTAGGATCTTTATTTCTTACTTGGACTAAAAATAACAAAGGCATCTAGAGCAAATAACTTCAACCTACATATAATATTATCTtgacataatttaaaatttgtggCTTTGGAAATGAAAACCCCAGAAGGATTTTAGAGTGCCCTTATAATTAGTTATTCGAATAAATACGAGATTTCGCAAATGAGTCTTCTGCCTATAATCAAACtcaaaattcattctttttccCACTCATACTATTTTCAAAGATGGATAAAATTAACTCCAAGCTtaattgcatttaaaaaaaaaaatctacattaCAGTTACTTTTTCAGTTAAACTTATATACAATTATGTAAATTAATAAAAGCACAAATGCAGTAATTCCAGCTACTAGTactccaaaaaaacaaaaaaattaaattaaaaaaaaaacgctcAATTAACCAAACCAATCgtaattacttaaaattcacTAATTCGAGcttaaacaaaactaaaacttcactttctattcattttttactcgatttttctcagcaaccaagcAGAGTATAGAGAATAACCTGTGGAGACGGACATGCAGTGAATAGCCATAGGAGAAGTGGAACCCGAAGATCGAACGCCCACATAGTGACAAGAAAGGTTGGTACGGAACCGAAACGCTTCGGAATTCGAAGCCAGAGTACGAGCAGACTGCACGGTTGCTTTTCTCTCAGAGCATTGACTTACTGCTGAGAACGACAATGAGGCAATAGCCGCCATTatagagagagacagagagatacAGAAGAGATTGTTGTATATAGTTAGTGATTTTCTGGGAAAATGTGGTTCATCACTgaactggttttttttttt of Quercus lobata isolate SW786 chromosome 8, ValleyOak3.0 Primary Assembly, whole genome shotgun sequence contains these proteins:
- the LOC115957414 gene encoding protein THYLAKOID FORMATION1, chloroplastic; protein product: MAAIASLSFSAVSQCSERKATVQSARTLASNSEAFRFRTNLSCHYVGVRSSGSTSPMAIHCMSVSTDVPTVSETKLNFLNTYKRPIPTVYNTVLQELIVQQHLMRYKRTYRYDPVFALGFVTVYDQLMEGYPSDEDRDAIFQAYIKALKEDPQQYRIDAQKLEEWARAQTASSLVEFTSREGDVEGVLQDIAERAGGKGSFSYSRFFAVGLFRLLELANATEPTILEKLCAALNVNKRSVDRDLDVYRNLLSKLVQAKELLKEYMDREKKKREERAETQKANEAVTKCLGVYQYAGQ